In Deltaproteobacteria bacterium, the following are encoded in one genomic region:
- a CDS encoding aminopeptidase P family protein encodes MKKGLRYRTRELYHPERISIFPIEEYTSRMTKVREAMARDRIDLLYCSAPESLFYLTGYESSWYRSGSPREWPPLSGLVIKQDVDDPIFFEMAEEEVLVRTTSIVADVRMLDFESAEYIIDFVLKSLDHQGWLRGTVGFEKLSYRPHPYASGLFQSALEERGLRVVDASHIVREIRAVKSPLEMAYVRVASRIADIGLKAALDHVCPGMTEIELRAEIDYACANAGGENPGLATYVHGGPKSAANHMLASRRIIKPGDVVYIDLCGVYHRYHADVARTLCLGEPDSAVARQVELSAKAWPLLLETIRPNLPFAELTKTMRAYYEEAGIWEDRWWVGGYDLGIAFPPDWVGVFSYDPETDPGEWAMVPGTVVNYESDFYLPKGAGMSAIMDTIAVGEDKAEILSTIPQELIVVEE; translated from the coding sequence ATGAAAAAGGGCTTACGATATCGAACCAGGGAACTCTACCACCCGGAAAGGATCTCCATCTTCCCCATCGAAGAGTACACAAGCAGGATGACCAAGGTGAGGGAGGCCATGGCACGAGACAGGATAGATCTGTTGTACTGCTCCGCCCCCGAAAGCCTCTTCTACCTCACAGGTTACGAGAGCAGTTGGTATAGATCCGGAAGCCCCCGGGAGTGGCCGCCCCTGAGCGGGCTGGTCATCAAGCAGGATGTCGACGACCCGATCTTCTTCGAAATGGCGGAAGAGGAGGTTCTCGTGCGGACCACCTCCATAGTTGCCGATGTACGTATGCTGGATTTTGAATCCGCGGAGTACATAATCGACTTCGTGCTCAAGAGCCTCGACCACCAAGGGTGGCTCAGGGGAACGGTCGGTTTTGAGAAGTTGAGCTATCGCCCCCACCCTTACGCGAGCGGGCTCTTTCAGTCTGCCCTGGAAGAGCGGGGCCTGAGAGTCGTTGACGCCTCCCATATCGTCAGAGAGATACGGGCCGTCAAGTCCCCTCTCGAGATGGCCTACGTGCGGGTGGCCTCGAGAATCGCCGACATAGGCCTGAAGGCCGCTCTTGACCACGTATGCCCGGGCATGACCGAGATCGAGCTCCGCGCCGAGATCGACTATGCCTGTGCCAACGCGGGAGGAGAGAACCCCGGGCTTGCTACTTACGTCCACGGGGGACCAAAGAGCGCCGCCAACCACATGCTCGCCTCCCGGCGGATCATCAAGCCGGGCGACGTGGTGTACATCGATCTTTGCGGGGTCTATCACCGCTACCATGCGGACGTGGCACGGACCCTATGCCTGGGGGAACCAGACTCCGCAGTGGCCAGACAGGTCGAACTCTCTGCAAAGGCCTGGCCTCTCCTATTGGAAACCATAAGGCCGAACCTGCCATTTGCCGAGCTGACCAAGACCATGCGGGCCTATTATGAAGAGGCCGGAATCTGGGAAGACCGATGGTGGGTCGGCGGCTATGACCTCGGCATTGCCTTTCCACCGGACTGGGTGGGCGTCTTTTCATACGATCCGGAAACAGATCCCGGTGAGTGGGCCATGGTCCCGGGCACCGTGGTCAACTACGAGTCGGACTTCTACCTGCCCAAAGGTGCGGGCATGTCGGCCATCATGGATACCATAGCCGTCGGAGAGGACAAGGCGGAGATACTGAGCACGATCCCCCAGGAGCTCATCGTCGTGGAAGAATGA
- a CDS encoding polysaccharide deacetylase — MDTFKWPQGYNSAATFSFDVDASAEEMLHHGTVSGAYSAGNYGPRAGLPRILDLLDGLGVKATFHVPGWVAEVFPREIKEAHQRGHEIAAHGYLHENISLLDSDTEREIHRKSHGILGDLTGTPPRGFRTPGGPLTPRTIEMLLELGYDYDSSSCSDYFPSLLTVGEHRVRMAELPWSWLLDDFPFFWGGVDSGNFAPISLPDDALEYWIAEFDSIHEIGGLCVLVNHPRCIGRPSRIRILKEFINHVKDTPGVWLTTQERVADWVLGKHETGDKPLGSPGSRQ; from the coding sequence ATGGATACTTTCAAGTGGCCACAAGGTTACAATAGCGCCGCCACTTTCAGCTTCGATGTGGACGCCTCTGCCGAGGAGATGCTCCATCACGGAACCGTTTCCGGGGCCTACTCGGCCGGAAACTACGGCCCCAGGGCCGGTCTCCCCCGCATTCTCGACTTACTCGACGGGCTCGGTGTAAAGGCAACTTTCCATGTACCCGGCTGGGTCGCGGAAGTCTTCCCGAGGGAAATCAAGGAGGCCCACCAGAGGGGACATGAAATTGCAGCACACGGATACCTTCACGAGAATATCAGCCTTCTTGATTCCGACACAGAGAGGGAAATCCACAGGAAATCCCACGGAATACTCGGCGATTTGACCGGTACCCCCCCTAGAGGCTTCAGAACACCCGGAGGTCCTTTGACTCCGAGGACCATCGAGATGCTCCTCGAGTTGGGTTATGATTATGACAGCAGCTCGTGCAGCGACTATTTCCCGTCATTGCTCACGGTGGGAGAGCACAGAGTCCGAATGGCTGAACTCCCCTGGTCATGGCTCCTCGACGATTTTCCCTTTTTCTGGGGAGGGGTGGACAGCGGCAATTTCGCTCCTATCAGCCTTCCAGACGATGCTCTGGAATACTGGATCGCCGAGTTCGACAGTATCCACGAAATCGGCGGTCTCTGCGTGCTTGTCAATCATCCCCGCTGTATCGGCAGACCTTCGAGAATCCGTATCCTGAAGGAGTTCATCAATCACGTCAAGGACACCCCCGGTGTCTGGCTCACCACCCAGGAAAGGGTCGCGGACTGGGTTTTGGGAAAGCATGAAACCGGTGACAAGCCCCTTGGAAGTCCGGGGAGTCGGCAATGA
- a CDS encoding ATP-binding cassette domain-containing protein — translation MRFGNLLALNSVSFDVAEGEVFGIAGPNGAGKTTLFNVITGFYRGTGKILFGGGEIQGLQPHQICHRGIARTFQLPNIFASLTVYQNIRFGAHFGNPGSPTKDKEIEEILELTELEEKRDLRTRSIDLFAKKKTMLASAVATKPKLLLLDEPIGGLNPDEIDHFLNLIGRVRVELGVTFMIIEHLMEYLMELSDRLMILDFGEKICIGTPSTVARDKRVVEVYLGEGSA, via the coding sequence ATGAGATTCGGGAACCTCCTCGCCCTGAACTCGGTCAGTTTCGACGTGGCCGAGGGTGAGGTGTTCGGAATCGCAGGGCCCAACGGTGCGGGCAAGACAACCCTTTTCAACGTCATCACAGGATTCTATCGAGGGACGGGCAAGATTCTCTTCGGCGGCGGGGAAATTCAGGGCCTTCAACCTCACCAGATCTGTCACCGCGGCATAGCGAGAACCTTTCAGCTTCCCAACATCTTCGCAAGCCTTACCGTCTATCAAAACATCAGATTCGGAGCACACTTCGGCAACCCGGGAAGCCCGACCAAGGACAAGGAGATCGAGGAGATACTCGAGCTGACCGAGCTGGAAGAGAAGAGGGATCTGCGTACGAGAAGCATCGATCTGTTCGCCAAGAAAAAAACAATGCTTGCCAGCGCCGTTGCGACAAAGCCGAAACTCCTTCTCCTGGATGAGCCGATCGGAGGGCTCAACCCTGACGAAATCGATCATTTTCTGAATCTGATTGGAAGAGTGAGAGTCGAACTCGGTGTTACCTTCATGATCATCGAGCATCTGATGGAGTACCTCATGGAGCTCTCCGATCGTCTGATGATCTTGGATTTTGGTGAAAAAATCTGTATCGGTACCCCTTCGACGGTTGCCAGAGACAAAAGAGTCGTGGAGGTCTATCTCGGGGAAGGGTCGGCCTGA
- a CDS encoding branched-chain amino acid ABC transporter permease, whose translation MTSLFVESLISGITLGAVYAVIAMGLCLVYGVSKIFNFCHGTMFTLGAYFAWLCINRFHLNYGLTFLIVLPVMFGIGLALERIVIHPLRWKSDWQFTTIVATLGVAILLENMIQIVFNPRTKMLPPILEGTAGIGGYVISRHEVIIFFVAILTIVLTQFYLTKAKTGMAVRAVSQDTEGAQIVGIRVDRLFSYTFGISVVMAAIGGILMAPKFYITPSGGWVPLIKGFIIVCFGGLGSIPGTLYAAFILGIFEAMVSLYIGPLWVFPFWTLLFILILSFKPRGLLGAWG comes from the coding sequence GTGACCAGTCTCTTCGTTGAATCTCTCATAAGCGGCATTACCCTCGGAGCCGTCTATGCCGTAATTGCCATGGGGCTTTGCCTCGTCTACGGAGTGTCGAAAATCTTCAATTTCTGCCACGGAACGATGTTCACCCTGGGCGCCTATTTCGCGTGGCTCTGCATCAACAGGTTCCATCTCAACTATGGACTGACCTTCCTCATCGTCCTTCCCGTGATGTTCGGAATCGGTCTGGCCCTTGAGCGAATCGTGATCCATCCTCTCCGATGGAAATCCGACTGGCAATTCACGACCATTGTGGCGACCCTAGGAGTGGCCATTCTCTTGGAAAACATGATCCAGATAGTCTTTAACCCGAGAACCAAGATGCTCCCCCCGATTCTCGAAGGGACGGCTGGAATCGGCGGGTATGTGATCAGCAGGCACGAAGTGATCATCTTTTTCGTGGCCATTTTGACCATCGTCCTGACACAGTTCTATCTCACCAAGGCCAAGACGGGAATGGCGGTTCGAGCTGTCTCGCAGGACACCGAAGGGGCACAGATCGTCGGAATAAGGGTGGACCGTCTCTTCTCTTACACATTCGGCATTTCTGTGGTCATGGCGGCCATCGGCGGCATCCTGATGGCCCCAAAATTCTATATCACCCCCTCGGGAGGATGGGTACCACTGATCAAGGGATTCATCATCGTGTGTTTCGGAGGGCTTGGAAGCATCCCGGGAACCCTATACGCCGCATTCATATTGGGGATCTTCGAGGCCATGGTTTCGCTCTACATTGGACCTCTCTGGGTCTTTCCCTTTTGGACCCTTCTTTTCATTCTGATCCTCTCCTTCAAGCCGCGAGGGCTTTTGGGTGCATGGGGCTGA
- a CDS encoding ABC transporter ATP-binding protein — protein sequence MLQVTRIDTYYDEFRVLKEISLSVSEGDLVLVFGPNGHGKSTLLKTISGLIKPSTGTIEFDGREIHHLPIDRIVAMGLVYIPEERHLFTEMTVLENLKLGAYNPSAWPKLQQSLEFVFNLFPRLEERKKQIVSTLSGGELRMLAIGRGLMAGAKFLAIDEPSLGLSPILTREVFRKIEEINRNNITILLVEQNIKETAYMARRVYLMEDGRITFGGTKEEALLNSRVRQAFLGRKKA from the coding sequence ATGCTGCAGGTGACAAGGATAGACACCTACTATGATGAATTCAGGGTCCTCAAAGAGATTTCTCTATCTGTTTCGGAGGGAGATCTTGTTCTTGTGTTCGGCCCCAACGGCCACGGGAAGAGTACACTGCTGAAAACCATCTCGGGACTGATAAAGCCGTCAACCGGAACGATCGAGTTCGATGGAAGAGAAATCCACCACCTCCCTATCGACCGGATCGTCGCGATGGGATTGGTCTATATTCCGGAAGAGAGACACCTGTTCACCGAAATGACCGTGCTGGAAAACCTCAAACTCGGGGCATACAACCCGTCGGCCTGGCCGAAGCTGCAACAGAGTCTTGAATTCGTTTTCAACCTGTTCCCGAGGCTCGAAGAGAGGAAAAAGCAGATCGTCTCGACCCTGAGTGGAGGGGAATTGAGGATGCTTGCCATAGGCCGAGGGCTCATGGCGGGAGCCAAGTTTCTGGCGATAGACGAGCCGTCTCTGGGATTATCGCCGATCCTCACAAGAGAGGTCTTCCGCAAAATCGAAGAAATCAACAGGAACAACATCACCATCCTCCTGGTAGAGCAAAACATAAAGGAGACCGCTTACATGGCCCGCCGTGTCTATCTCATGGAGGACGGCCGCATTACTTTTGGCGGCACCAAGGAGGAGGCTCTTCTGAATTCTAGAGTCAGGCAGGCGTTTTTGGGGAGAAAGAAGGCATAA
- a CDS encoding agmatine deiminase family protein encodes MAKAAWSSGFYPFPFWAMDQKIWYRYVQALRGDDRRNLSSYPFKWAYVPPDSPEEAVEFLNDTGTEIDLVSADSVLGKLENMLDFEGMRRQGLVEWRDARTGEEPADGFRMIAEWEPMAGVLLNWPIFYPPLWDTFHQIIAALDHTTTFLRIPEGYLGAAVLAWLEAKGIDLDRVRPIPGPVGDIWARDYSPIYGVSGYSGRGVAHKFSFAAFYPDYRITCRPIVEIDDRFAWTGGFTLRRSTILLDGGSLITNGQGTYVVTRRVLKDNSALPNLLAQLEHWLGARRMIVIDEEPGDQIGHINSLKFIGPSTILVGRPDRENSPISKYYAAVAGLLEREGFEIVDIPYPAGLSRPLPDGEKSAHGLYANCLMINRRLLVARFGSDDYDARALEVYRKALPDYEIFDIDCSVLANGGGAINCSTKEIPDASKASR; translated from the coding sequence ATGGCAAAGGCAGCCTGGAGCAGTGGTTTCTATCCTTTCCCTTTTTGGGCCATGGACCAGAAGATCTGGTACAGGTACGTCCAGGCCCTGCGGGGAGATGACCGCAGGAATCTGTCGAGTTATCCTTTCAAGTGGGCCTATGTGCCACCTGACAGTCCGGAAGAGGCGGTGGAATTCCTCAACGATACGGGAACGGAAATAGATCTGGTGAGTGCAGACTCGGTCCTCGGCAAGCTGGAGAACATGCTCGATTTCGAAGGGATGAGGCGCCAGGGGCTGGTGGAATGGAGAGATGCGAGGACCGGCGAGGAGCCGGCAGACGGTTTTCGAATGATCGCGGAATGGGAACCCATGGCCGGTGTGCTTCTCAACTGGCCGATCTTCTACCCCCCTCTCTGGGATACTTTCCATCAGATTATCGCCGCCCTGGACCACACAACAACCTTCCTCAGGATCCCCGAGGGTTACCTGGGAGCGGCCGTGCTGGCCTGGCTCGAAGCAAAAGGAATCGACCTCGACCGTGTCCGTCCCATCCCCGGTCCGGTGGGCGACATCTGGGCGAGGGACTACTCGCCGATATACGGGGTGAGCGGTTACAGCGGCAGGGGGGTCGCCCACAAGTTCTCCTTTGCCGCATTCTATCCGGACTACAGGATCACCTGCCGCCCGATCGTGGAGATAGATGACAGATTCGCCTGGACAGGGGGATTCACCCTCCGTCGCTCGACGATCCTGCTCGATGGGGGGAGCCTCATCACGAACGGACAGGGAACTTACGTGGTCACCCGAAGGGTACTGAAGGACAACTCGGCACTCCCGAATCTCCTGGCCCAGCTCGAGCACTGGCTGGGTGCGCGGCGGATGATCGTCATCGATGAAGAGCCCGGGGACCAGATCGGGCACATAAACTCTCTCAAGTTCATCGGTCCGAGCACGATCCTCGTGGGAAGGCCCGACAGGGAGAACTCTCCGATTTCAAAATACTACGCCGCTGTTGCCGGCCTCCTCGAACGGGAAGGTTTTGAAATCGTAGACATCCCCTATCCGGCCGGTCTGTCCCGTCCCCTGCCCGATGGGGAAAAGAGCGCCCACGGCCTTTACGCGAACTGTCTCATGATAAACCGCCGCCTCCTGGTGGCCCGGTTCGGAAGCGACGACTATGACGCCCGGGCTCTCGAGGTGTACCGCAAGGCCCTGCCCGACTACGAGATATTCGACATCGACTGCTCGGTTCTCGCAAATGGCGGTGGCGCCATAAACTGCAGTACCAAAGAGATCCCCGATGCATCGAAGGCGAGTCGATAG
- a CDS encoding branched-chain amino acid ABC transporter permease produces MTDRKKYIAPLFLLFFLLFPLFVRDRYIIHIVILCFIWGAVAESWNLIMGYAGIFSLGQIGFFVIGGYTSAMLSKALGLSPWLGMPSGGLLAVAAGLIIGLPCLRLKGVYIALLTLAFADSIPYLIILTEGIGSGGSSGLPGIPSLSLGGFDYGFEKIPYYYTALVLSGICLLVIYKVIRSNIGLGFMGLRDSEDFAKSLGINEYKYKLLVFGISAFLTGIMGAFYGHYVSSLGPKLLGLDLFLTVIMMVEFGGTGRFPGALLGAFIITLLNEFLRAFGLYRLVILGVVVVSSIIFMPEGVIGYVDYIGRIRVLAGAGRARQKGDTDKL; encoded by the coding sequence ATGACCGACCGCAAGAAGTACATCGCACCACTCTTTTTGCTGTTCTTCCTGCTGTTCCCCCTCTTCGTCCGGGACCGCTATATCATTCATATCGTCATTCTGTGTTTCATATGGGGTGCGGTAGCCGAGTCATGGAATCTGATCATGGGATACGCGGGCATCTTTTCCCTCGGCCAAATCGGTTTTTTCGTGATCGGGGGCTATACCTCGGCCATGCTCTCCAAAGCCCTCGGCTTGTCCCCATGGCTGGGAATGCCGTCCGGCGGACTGCTGGCTGTCGCCGCAGGCCTGATAATCGGCCTCCCATGCCTCAGGCTCAAGGGTGTCTATATCGCCTTGCTCACACTGGCCTTTGCGGACTCTATTCCATACCTCATCATTCTGACGGAGGGAATCGGGAGTGGAGGGTCGAGCGGTTTGCCGGGCATCCCTTCCCTGTCTCTCGGGGGCTTCGATTACGGGTTCGAAAAAATACCTTACTACTACACGGCCCTCGTTCTATCCGGAATCTGTCTCTTGGTCATATACAAGGTGATCCGCTCGAACATCGGGCTGGGCTTCATGGGGCTCCGGGACTCGGAGGATTTTGCCAAGAGCCTGGGAATCAACGAGTATAAGTACAAGCTCCTCGTATTCGGAATCTCTGCTTTTCTAACGGGCATAATGGGGGCGTTCTACGGTCATTACGTTTCGTCCCTGGGTCCCAAGCTCCTTGGGCTAGATCTGTTTCTAACCGTTATCATGATGGTCGAGTTCGGTGGAACCGGACGCTTTCCAGGGGCCCTCCTCGGGGCGTTCATCATCACTCTGCTCAATGAATTCTTGAGGGCGTTCGGACTATACCGGCTCGTCATCTTGGGGGTCGTGGTTGTTTCATCCATTATCTTCATGCCCGAAGGAGTGATCGGGTACGTCGACTACATCGGTCGAATCCGTGTTCTGGCCGGAGCAGGCAGAGCAAGACAGAAGGGCGACACGGATAAGCTTTGA
- a CDS encoding ArgE/DapE family deacylase — MLSEKEKSLLGLIDENRDGIVRYLRKLLAFRTVTPAQGQRAETGDFLEHQRVVSETLEESGFRVETWEIEPSKLEPFPGVYIDPERDLSNMPVLVGRLRGQGGGRSLILNGHYDVVPPGIVENWKHDPFGAEIEDNRIFGRGSSDMKGGIAAMVQALRIIHTSGIRLNGDVTVEIVPDEEATSMGTLACCQKGYNADGAVIPEPTDMNVLIAVRGNLSGTITVFGRAGHADINQPHWKEGGAVNAISKAAKIVLALEDLTREWRDRPDKRHPYLDPDIIVPTTISGGKWVVSYPEEVKIGFTADFNSPAANLREEIEAQLKRVAAADSWMREHPPLLEADLMYGAEIDRNEPIAMAAFTTLEELGFQPRFCGWGTLTDAIHLVNYSKIPTVSIGPDGRTAHETDEYLDIEQLTATAKALALLILRWCGSE; from the coding sequence ATGCTTTCCGAAAAAGAGAAGAGTCTCCTGGGCCTCATCGACGAGAACAGGGACGGGATTGTTCGATATCTTAGAAAGCTCCTCGCCTTCAGGACAGTGACACCAGCACAGGGTCAAAGAGCCGAAACCGGCGACTTTCTGGAACATCAGCGGGTCGTCTCCGAGACACTGGAAGAAAGCGGATTCCGAGTCGAGACGTGGGAAATCGAACCCTCGAAACTCGAGCCGTTTCCGGGGGTATACATCGATCCAGAGAGAGATCTCAGCAACATGCCCGTTCTGGTGGGAAGGCTCCGTGGACAGGGAGGGGGCAGATCCCTGATACTGAACGGCCATTACGACGTGGTACCCCCCGGTATCGTCGAAAACTGGAAGCATGACCCCTTTGGAGCGGAGATAGAAGACAACAGGATCTTCGGCCGCGGGTCCAGCGACATGAAAGGCGGCATCGCCGCCATGGTCCAGGCCCTGCGAATTATCCACACGTCGGGGATAAGACTAAATGGGGATGTCACCGTGGAGATCGTCCCGGACGAAGAGGCGACCAGCATGGGGACCCTGGCATGCTGCCAGAAGGGTTACAATGCCGACGGAGCCGTGATCCCCGAGCCTACGGACATGAACGTGCTCATTGCCGTGCGCGGCAACCTGAGCGGTACCATCACGGTCTTCGGCAGGGCCGGCCATGCCGATATCAACCAGCCCCACTGGAAGGAAGGAGGGGCCGTCAACGCCATTTCAAAAGCCGCCAAGATCGTCCTCGCCCTCGAGGACCTCACGCGGGAGTGGAGAGACAGACCCGACAAGAGGCATCCCTACCTCGACCCGGATATCATCGTCCCCACGACAATCAGCGGCGGCAAGTGGGTTGTCTCTTATCCTGAGGAGGTCAAGATAGGATTCACCGCAGACTTCAACTCGCCGGCCGCCAACCTCAGAGAAGAAATAGAGGCACAACTCAAGAGGGTGGCAGCAGCCGATTCCTGGATGAGGGAGCATCCGCCCCTCCTTGAGGCAGATCTCATGTACGGAGCGGAGATCGACAGAAACGAACCGATCGCAATGGCGGCCTTCACGACCCTCGAGGAACTCGGTTTCCAACCGCGGTTCTGCGGTTGGGGCACACTGACCGATGCCATCCACCTTGTGAACTATTCCAAGATCCCCACCGTCTCCATCGGGCCTGATGGAAGGACGGCCCATGAGACCGATGAATACCTCGACATAGAACAACTCACGGCTACGGCCAAGGCGCTGGCTCTTCTCATTCTGAGGTGGTGCGGATCGGAGTAA
- a CDS encoding ABC transporter substrate-binding protein has product MRKGICLITGLVWCLGTVLMGNVPLGAAEVIKVGALVPYTGAYSSDGDDMLKGITMGVDEINARGGILGKKIKIIIGDTGELEPDKIVTAVEKLVNRDKVNAIFTGYADTGSDVTAVGKYDIPYFHADTTHISLDLVKENIDKYWNVFMVDDDEGIYGPWVYEAVTKTLGIEFRNKKVAIITNDYSFTKWISDDFRKALKGGGWEIVVDEFVPFGTSEWGSTLGKIRSKDPSWILFIDMMPAEEASFIRQFTEKPINAHVYMMYGPSIPEFLELAGEAANGIFWCTQIAPLVHTEKGKNWAKRFEKKYGRSPGFSTSAFTYDEVYIWAQAVQKVGNEKDYRAVCKAVLDAPYEGICGKYVFDPKDQHAMIADDKIPVHLYQVRNRHHVLTVLGDRVMSPYVTPPWFK; this is encoded by the coding sequence ATGAGGAAGGGAATCTGCCTTATCACAGGATTGGTTTGGTGCCTTGGGACCGTTCTCATGGGGAATGTACCTCTCGGTGCGGCAGAGGTGATCAAAGTGGGGGCTCTTGTTCCTTACACCGGCGCTTACTCGAGCGATGGTGACGATATGCTGAAGGGTATCACCATGGGGGTTGACGAGATCAACGCCAGGGGAGGGATCCTGGGAAAGAAGATCAAGATCATCATCGGCGACACAGGGGAACTCGAACCGGACAAGATCGTTACAGCGGTGGAAAAGCTCGTGAACCGCGACAAGGTGAACGCCATATTCACGGGTTACGCGGACACCGGATCGGACGTTACGGCTGTCGGAAAGTACGATATCCCCTATTTTCATGCCGACACAACCCACATTTCCCTGGATCTCGTGAAGGAGAATATCGACAAGTACTGGAATGTCTTCATGGTGGACGATGACGAAGGCATCTACGGCCCCTGGGTCTATGAGGCGGTCACCAAGACACTGGGAATCGAGTTCCGAAACAAGAAAGTGGCAATAATCACCAACGACTACTCGTTCACCAAGTGGATTTCAGATGACTTCAGAAAAGCCCTGAAAGGAGGCGGATGGGAGATCGTTGTCGACGAGTTCGTCCCCTTTGGGACGAGTGAGTGGGGATCCACTCTCGGGAAGATAAGGTCCAAAGATCCGTCCTGGATTCTTTTCATCGATATGATGCCTGCCGAAGAGGCGAGCTTTATCCGGCAATTCACAGAGAAACCAATCAACGCTCACGTCTACATGATGTACGGTCCTTCGATTCCGGAATTCTTGGAGCTAGCCGGGGAAGCGGCAAACGGGATTTTCTGGTGTACCCAGATAGCACCTCTTGTCCACACGGAAAAGGGTAAGAACTGGGCCAAGAGGTTTGAGAAAAAGTACGGCCGCTCTCCCGGATTCAGCACCTCTGCATTCACCTACGACGAGGTCTACATCTGGGCGCAAGCAGTCCAAAAGGTCGGAAACGAGAAGGACTACAGGGCTGTATGCAAAGCCGTTCTGGACGCCCCTTACGAGGGTATATGTGGAAAATATGTCTTTGATCCCAAGGACCAGCACGCCATGATTGCCGACGACAAGATTCCGGTCCATCTCTATCAGGTCCGGAACAGGCACCATGTGTTGACCGTCCTGGGTGATAGGGTGATGTCGCCCTACGTGACACCTCCTTGGTTCAAGTGA
- a CDS encoding polysaccharide deacetylase family protein yields MRFSWPKGETCAVLLSFEFDAESVEWGYKRTISGADDIGGFSPKFGIPRILEVLNKYRIKATFFVPGWDAERYPRSVREIVEEGHEVAAHGYVHEDLSRLDAGEETEVFRKTHDLLREIAGTPPCGFRAGAYNTPLSPHTLAILQNLDYLYDSSFLDHDLPYRISLDGKTTKLIEIPWSWPLNDIVFASPPISCGLGYVLPPRTPGWILEYWKEEFESLFTEVGFFHLVMHPRDMGRGSRIPILDGLLDFMRGRSIWFATCRELAEWCSGQLET; encoded by the coding sequence ATGAGGTTTTCATGGCCAAAAGGGGAAACCTGTGCCGTTTTGCTGAGCTTCGAGTTTGATGCTGAAAGCGTGGAATGGGGATATAAGAGGACCATTTCAGGGGCGGACGACATCGGCGGGTTTTCTCCGAAGTTCGGCATACCCCGAATCCTGGAAGTCCTCAACAAATACCGGATCAAGGCGACCTTCTTTGTTCCCGGGTGGGATGCCGAACGGTATCCCCGAAGTGTCCGAGAAATCGTAGAGGAAGGCCACGAGGTGGCGGCGCACGGCTACGTCCACGAGGACCTCTCCCGACTCGACGCGGGTGAAGAAACAGAAGTCTTTCGAAAAACCCATGACCTTCTGAGAGAAATAGCCGGAACCCCGCCTTGCGGGTTCAGGGCCGGAGCATACAACACGCCTCTGTCCCCCCATACACTTGCTATTCTGCAGAACCTCGATTATCTCTACGATAGCAGCTTCCTCGACCATGACCTGCCGTACCGTATCTCTCTGGATGGCAAGACCACGAAACTGATTGAAATTCCTTGGAGTTGGCCCCTCAACGACATCGTTTTCGCCTCTCCCCCTATCTCCTGTGGCCTCGGGTATGTGCTTCCGCCCAGGACTCCCGGATGGATTCTCGAGTACTGGAAAGAAGAATTCGAAAGCCTTTTCACAGAAGTAGGGTTTTTCCACCTGGTAATGCATCCAAGAGACATGGGGAGAGGTTCTCGTATCCCTATTCTGGACGGGCTCCTTGATTTCATGAGGGGCCGGAGTATCTGGTTCGCCACCTGCAGGGAGCTTGCCGAGTGGTGCTCAGGGCAGTTGGAGACGTGA